One stretch of Janibacter limosus DNA includes these proteins:
- the nadC gene encoding carboxylating nicotinate-nucleotide diphosphorylase, which produces MTTLDFPLDDARRLVDIALDEDLGPDALDVTSTSTIPADQAATGHVVAREAGVLAGAPVIALVLEGVATRTGGIPPSLEVRIADGTRLVPGDVIAVLDGPAQQVLMAERTLLNVMSRLSGVATHTRRWADALEGTGCTVLDTRKTTPALRALEKYAVRAGGGTNKRMGLFDVAMVKDNHVLAAGGVGAAYTAIRARYPDITVEVEVETTEQALEALEAGSRFLMCDNMSTDLLRATVAAARAWAGERGEGVEIEATGGLTLDVAAEYGATGIDYMSVGALTHSSPIIDLALDLA; this is translated from the coding sequence GTGACCACGCTCGACTTCCCGCTCGACGACGCCCGCCGGCTCGTCGACATCGCGCTCGACGAGGACCTCGGACCCGACGCGCTCGACGTCACGAGCACCTCGACGATCCCCGCCGACCAGGCCGCGACCGGGCACGTCGTCGCCCGAGAGGCCGGGGTCCTCGCCGGTGCGCCGGTCATCGCCCTCGTGCTGGAAGGGGTCGCCACGAGGACCGGGGGGATCCCCCCTTCGCTCGAGGTGCGGATCGCGGACGGCACCCGACTGGTCCCCGGGGACGTCATCGCGGTGCTCGACGGACCGGCCCAGCAGGTGCTCATGGCCGAGCGGACCCTGCTCAACGTCATGTCGCGGCTCTCCGGCGTGGCCACCCACACGCGCCGCTGGGCCGACGCGCTCGAGGGGACCGGCTGCACCGTCCTCGACACCCGCAAGACGACGCCGGCGCTGCGCGCGCTCGAGAAGTACGCCGTGCGGGCCGGCGGCGGGACCAACAAGCGGATGGGCCTCTTCGACGTCGCGATGGTCAAGGACAACCACGTGCTCGCCGCCGGGGGAGTGGGCGCCGCCTACACCGCCATCCGCGCGCGGTACCCCGACATCACCGTCGAGGTCGAGGTCGAGACGACCGAGCAGGCGCTCGAGGCGCTCGAGGCCGGCTCCCGGTTCCTCATGTGCGACAACATGTCCACCGACCTGCTGCGCGCGACCGTGGCCGCCGCGCGGGCGTGGGCGGGCGAGCGGGGCGAGGGGGTCGAGATCGAGGCGACGGGTGGACTGACCCTCGACGTCGCCGCCGAGTACGGAGCGACCGGCATCGACTACATGAGCGTCGGCGCGCTGACGCACTCCTCGCCGATCATCGACCTCGCCCTCGACCTCGCATGA
- a CDS encoding ABC transporter ATP-binding protein: MSLLSVTGLAKGFGGRPVLQGLDLEVAAGEVVALVGPNGVGKSTALRCIVGADTPDEGEVLLGEHRLDTRQPQTRRAVCAVLGDLGILPDLTVAEHLDLLARGHAVEDPAAIVAGALDEAQIEHVCDQLPGTLSSGQAQRFALATAMVRPWTLLLADEPEQRLDDAGRGWLGDWLAGHAAAGRAVLVACHDPEVVRRSGARIVTLEGDV, from the coding sequence ATGAGCCTGCTGAGCGTCACGGGCCTGGCCAAGGGCTTCGGTGGGCGCCCGGTGCTCCAGGGTCTCGACCTCGAGGTCGCCGCCGGTGAGGTCGTGGCCCTCGTCGGCCCCAACGGCGTCGGCAAGTCCACCGCGCTGCGGTGCATCGTGGGGGCCGACACCCCCGACGAAGGGGAGGTCCTCCTCGGCGAGCACCGGCTCGACACCCGCCAACCGCAGACCCGGCGGGCCGTATGCGCCGTGCTGGGCGACCTCGGCATCCTGCCCGACCTCACGGTCGCGGAGCACCTCGACCTGCTCGCCCGTGGGCATGCCGTGGAGGACCCCGCAGCGATCGTCGCGGGAGCGCTCGACGAGGCGCAGATCGAGCACGTCTGCGACCAGCTGCCGGGGACCCTGTCGTCCGGGCAGGCGCAGCGCTTCGCGCTCGCGACCGCGATGGTGCGGCCGTGGACGCTGCTCCTGGCCGACGAGCCGGAGCAGCGTCTCGACGACGCAGGTCGAGGGTGGCTCGGTGACTGGCTGGCCGGCCATGCCGCCGCCGGTCGAGCCGTGCTCGTCGCCTGCCACGACCCGGAGGTGGTGCGGCGCAGCGGTGCCCGCATCGTGACCCTCGAGGGTGATGTCTGA
- a CDS encoding DUF6297 family protein translates to MSEVSAEPLTGDRQAAREVLRTRRRATHAPSALQVLQDWYVGLFIAATLLTMLFAATGPAILRPDCDTAVCLGTGGHDVVALVAAMLGLLAAVVGLRAVGPVSADPGQMSWLLSTPADRGLLLRGRVLRVLLVAAVAGAAWGVLIGFSLASGSGAATDPVVSVVGCAVVGLLACLVIVPLTLRRQGGSFGLSSAARAVPDVELGRAGQVVQAVTAATLMLDTVALEVLAARRRLARRGRYASRPGAGGPLPSMLVHEVHALTRRSRQLLTALLSCVGALVVGLLLGRLAGAVVAALVVFAVARTSAGGLSTWLTTPGLRRALPEHPAAVAAVLAVPPFVMAVIGALVAVGALGLPWWAPVAFALAAMAGAMRSCDPPPELGAALATPAGAVHVGLVQRLVLGPDIVLAGAAVVLIGAAVDQGPLALLTCAGLAAWQLLRPRD, encoded by the coding sequence ATGTCTGAGGTGAGCGCCGAGCCGCTCACCGGTGACCGGCAGGCCGCGCGGGAGGTGCTGCGCACCCGCCGCCGCGCGACGCACGCGCCCAGCGCGCTGCAGGTCCTCCAGGACTGGTACGTGGGCCTCTTCATCGCCGCGACCCTGCTCACGATGCTCTTCGCCGCCACCGGGCCGGCCATCCTGCGCCCCGACTGCGACACCGCGGTCTGCCTCGGCACCGGAGGCCATGACGTCGTGGCGCTCGTCGCGGCGATGCTCGGTCTGCTCGCGGCCGTCGTCGGGCTGCGCGCCGTCGGGCCGGTGTCCGCGGACCCGGGGCAGATGAGCTGGCTGCTGTCGACACCGGCGGACCGGGGCCTGCTGCTGCGCGGCCGGGTCCTGCGCGTGCTGCTCGTGGCCGCGGTGGCCGGCGCCGCCTGGGGTGTCCTCATCGGCTTCTCCCTCGCCAGCGGGTCCGGTGCGGCGACTGATCCCGTCGTCTCCGTCGTCGGGTGCGCGGTGGTCGGGCTGCTCGCCTGCCTCGTGATCGTGCCGCTGACGCTGCGCCGGCAGGGCGGGTCCTTCGGGCTGTCGTCCGCCGCGCGCGCCGTCCCCGACGTCGAGCTGGGCAGGGCCGGTCAGGTCGTGCAGGCGGTCACGGCCGCGACGCTCATGCTCGACACCGTCGCCCTGGAGGTGCTGGCCGCCCGTCGGCGCCTCGCCCGCCGTGGGAGGTACGCGAGCCGTCCCGGTGCCGGGGGCCCCCTGCCGAGCATGCTCGTCCACGAGGTCCACGCCCTCACCCGCCGCTCCCGGCAGCTCCTCACCGCACTGCTGTCGTGCGTGGGTGCGCTCGTCGTGGGTCTCCTCCTCGGGCGCCTCGCCGGAGCAGTGGTCGCCGCGCTCGTCGTCTTCGCCGTCGCCCGCACCAGCGCCGGAGGGCTGTCGACGTGGCTGACCACCCCCGGCCTTCGTCGTGCCCTGCCGGAGCACCCGGCGGCTGTCGCTGCGGTCCTGGCGGTACCCCCCTTCGTCATGGCGGTCATCGGGGCGCTCGTCGCGGTGGGTGCCCTCGGTCTGCCGTGGTGGGCCCCGGTGGCCTTCGCCCTCGCCGCGATGGCCGGCGCGATGCGTTCCTGCGACCCGCCGCCCGAGCTCGGGGCCGCCCTCGCCACTCCTGCCGGAGCCGTCCACGTCGGGCTGGTCCAGCGTCTCGTCCTCGGGCCGGACATCGTGCTCGCGGGCGCCGCGGTGGTGCTCATCGGCGCAGCTGTCGACCAGGGGCCGCTCGCACTGCTCACCTGCGCCGGCCTCGCGGCCTGGCAGCTCCTGCGTCCACGGGACTGA
- the lysS gene encoding lysine--tRNA ligase, whose translation MRIRRAKRDRLLADGKEAYPVTVGRTHSLAEVTESWQHLETGEETQDVVTVAGRVMFVRNTGKLAFAALQEGVGTRLQVMLSLAEVGEESLAQWKADVDLGDHVAVTGRVIRSRRGELSVMATAWTMASKALRPLPVLHKELSEEARVRQRYADLVVRQEARDMVRLRAGIVRAIRETLHARSFIEIETPVLQLVHGGAAARPFDTHMNAFDQKMSLRIALELPLKKAVVGGVDKVYEMGRLFRNEGVDSTHSPEFTSLEAYEAWGDQFTMAELIKELHLAAAEVAGTQIVSTAAGEVDLGGEWRWLSFYDGLSQAVGENVDVFTSVQRLREIADAKGVQLDPAWDAGKAAMELVAELVEPTCVQPTFICDYPAIAQPLARPHRDRPGQIEAWDLFIGGVERGTAFSELIDPVIQREVLEDQSRRAAAGDDEAMALDEDFLRALEFGAPPMGGLGLGIDRLIMLFTSVGIRETILFPHLKPEA comes from the coding sequence ATGCGCATCCGTCGCGCCAAGCGAGACCGCCTGCTCGCCGACGGCAAGGAGGCCTACCCGGTCACGGTGGGCCGTACCCACTCCCTCGCCGAGGTCACCGAGAGCTGGCAGCACCTCGAGACCGGCGAGGAGACCCAGGACGTCGTCACCGTCGCCGGCCGGGTGATGTTCGTGCGCAACACGGGCAAGCTCGCCTTCGCTGCCCTCCAGGAGGGCGTCGGGACCAGGCTGCAGGTGATGCTCTCCCTCGCCGAGGTCGGCGAGGAGTCCCTCGCGCAGTGGAAGGCCGACGTCGACCTGGGCGACCACGTCGCGGTCACCGGTCGGGTCATCCGCTCCCGCCGCGGTGAGCTCTCCGTCATGGCGACCGCCTGGACCATGGCGTCCAAGGCACTGCGCCCCCTGCCGGTCCTGCACAAGGAGCTGTCGGAGGAGGCACGCGTGCGTCAGCGCTACGCCGACCTCGTCGTGCGCCAGGAGGCGCGCGACATGGTGCGCCTGCGCGCCGGCATCGTGCGCGCGATCCGAGAGACCCTGCACGCGCGCTCCTTCATCGAGATCGAGACGCCCGTGCTGCAGCTGGTGCATGGTGGCGCCGCCGCGCGCCCCTTCGACACGCACATGAATGCCTTCGACCAGAAGATGTCGCTGCGCATCGCCTTGGAGCTGCCGCTGAAGAAGGCGGTCGTCGGGGGTGTCGACAAGGTCTACGAGATGGGTCGCCTATTCCGCAACGAAGGCGTGGATTCGACGCACTCACCCGAATTCACCTCGCTCGAGGCCTACGAGGCCTGGGGTGACCAGTTCACGATGGCCGAGCTCATCAAGGAATTGCACCTGGCCGCCGCAGAGGTTGCCGGCACCCAGATCGTGAGCACGGCAGCCGGTGAGGTCGACCTCGGTGGCGAATGGCGCTGGTTGTCCTTCTACGACGGACTGAGCCAGGCCGTCGGCGAGAATGTCGACGTCTTTACATCGGTGCAGCGTCTGCGCGAGATCGCCGACGCGAAGGGGGTCCAGCTCGACCCCGCCTGGGACGCCGGCAAGGCCGCCATGGAGCTGGTCGCCGAGCTCGTCGAGCCGACCTGCGTGCAGCCGACCTTCATCTGCGACTATCCCGCCATCGCCCAGCCGCTCGCCCGTCCGCACCGCGACAGGCCGGGGCAGATCGAGGCCTGGGACCTCTTCATCGGCGGGGTCGAGCGTGGTACCGCCTTCTCCGAGCTCATCGACCCCGTCATCCAGCGGGAGGTCCTCGAGGACCAGTCGCGGCGCGCGGCCGCGGGTGATGACGAGGCGATGGCGCTGGACGAGGACTTCCTGCGCGCCTTGGAGTTCGGTGCCCCGCCCATGGGCGGTCTGGGCCTGGGGATCGACCGGCTCATCATGCTCTTCACCAGTGTGGGCATCCGAGAGACCATTCTCTTCCCGCACCTGAAGCCGGAGGCCTGA
- a CDS encoding lysyl-tRNA synthetase — protein sequence MDFINEYWPYVAALLPTLGVAFLFYWIIRYMIEADRSERKALAKWNADHTKADSENASGDNSGDSASS from the coding sequence ATGGACTTCATCAATGAATACTGGCCCTATGTGGCGGCATTGCTGCCCACGCTCGGTGTCGCCTTTCTCTTCTACTGGATCATCCGATACATGATCGAGGCCGACCGGAGTGAACGAAAGGCCCTCGCGAAGTGGAATGCAGATCACACAAAGGCCGATTCCGAGAACGCTTCTGGGGATAACTCAGGAGATTCTGCGAGTTCATGA
- a CDS encoding histone-like nucleoid-structuring protein Lsr2: MAQRVQIILEDDLDGGDATETVTFGLDGVTYEIDLNDKNAAALRDSLAGYVGAGRRVSGRKSTGTASSARSSSGELSKIREWARSNGHDVSDRGRISQKVRDAYAKANG, translated from the coding sequence ATGGCGCAGCGAGTCCAGATCATCCTCGAGGACGACCTTGACGGCGGCGACGCCACCGAGACCGTCACCTTCGGTCTTGATGGTGTGACCTACGAGATCGACCTCAACGACAAGAATGCCGCCGCCCTGCGCGACTCGCTCGCCGGATATGTCGGCGCGGGTCGTCGGGTCTCCGGACGCAAGAGCACCGGCACCGCATCGAGTGCCCGCTCCAGCAGCGGCGAGCTGAGCAAGATCCGTGAGTGGGCCCGCAGCAACGGCCACGACGTCTCCGACCGCGGACGCATCAGCCAGAAGGTGCGCGACGCCTACGCCAAGGCCAACGGCTGA
- a CDS encoding (2Fe-2S)-binding protein, producing MSAELRDVITQLGRSLAVLQVRVADDGDPDLGIPLARAHEIAPGWIDTYRELTIEQWGTAPPGMPSAFVLQYLVDPLATVISAAATRTPFALSADPSLWSIGLEPTYLYPVAAQVRAGDHRRVDDDIERLDLAYEGYRATADQIATALPSPTRMSSRQRLGMVEDMWEMSLARLAGAPPPERLSCCLIYSLPDCQPCAGCPRQT from the coding sequence GTGAGCGCCGAGCTGCGCGATGTCATCACCCAGCTCGGCCGCTCTCTTGCCGTGCTGCAGGTCCGGGTCGCCGATGACGGCGACCCGGACCTCGGCATACCCCTGGCCAGGGCGCACGAGATCGCCCCGGGGTGGATCGACACCTATCGCGAGCTGACGATCGAGCAGTGGGGGACCGCCCCACCCGGCATGCCCTCCGCCTTCGTCCTGCAGTACCTCGTCGACCCGCTGGCCACGGTCATCTCCGCGGCCGCGACCCGGACCCCCTTCGCGCTGTCGGCGGACCCCTCGCTCTGGTCGATCGGCCTCGAGCCGACCTACCTCTATCCCGTCGCGGCGCAGGTGCGCGCGGGCGACCATCGACGGGTCGACGACGACATCGAGCGGCTCGACCTCGCCTACGAGGGATATCGCGCCACGGCCGACCAGATCGCGACCGCGCTGCCGTCGCCGACGAGGATGAGCTCTCGCCAGCGCCTCGGCATGGTCGAGGACATGTGGGAGATGTCCCTCGCCCGGCTGGCCGGCGCGCCACCGCCCGAGCGGCTCTCGTGCTGCCTCATCTATTCGCTGCCGGACTGCCAGCCGTGCGCGGGCTGTCCTCGCCAGACCTGA
- the ligD gene encoding non-homologous end-joining DNA ligase: protein MADPQGRTTRVQVAGRTMRLTSLDKVMYPATETTKGEVLSYYARAGETVLAHLAGRPVTRVRFPHGVEDMSFFEKNLPSGAPSWLPRVEISDVTYPLVEDLAQLTYLVNLNSIELHVPQWRVEDGERLNPDRLVIDLDPGKPAGLHECARVALLLRERLGGLGLDLHPVTSGSKGMQLYARLGGDLTSDQVRDLAQQLAQEMTQKHPDLVLWKMTKTLRPGKVFIDWSQNVAAKTTVCPYSMRGREDPWVAAPRTWDEVEAGAQDADALTQLDFEQVLDRLESDGDLLAPLLP from the coding sequence ATGGCTGACCCCCAGGGCAGGACCACCCGGGTCCAGGTGGCCGGGCGCACGATGCGCCTGACCTCGCTCGACAAGGTCATGTACCCCGCGACCGAGACGACCAAGGGCGAGGTCCTCTCCTACTACGCCCGGGCCGGCGAGACGGTGCTCGCGCACCTGGCGGGGCGACCCGTGACGCGGGTGCGCTTCCCGCACGGGGTGGAGGACATGAGCTTTTTCGAGAAGAACCTGCCCTCCGGCGCGCCGAGCTGGCTGCCCAGGGTCGAGATCTCCGACGTCACCTATCCCCTCGTCGAGGACCTCGCGCAGCTGACCTACCTGGTCAACCTCAACAGCATCGAGCTGCACGTGCCCCAGTGGCGGGTCGAGGACGGCGAGCGGCTCAACCCCGACCGGCTCGTCATCGACCTCGACCCCGGCAAGCCCGCCGGCCTGCACGAGTGCGCCCGCGTCGCGCTGCTGCTGCGCGAGCGGCTCGGCGGACTCGGGCTCGACCTGCACCCGGTGACGTCGGGCAGCAAGGGGATGCAGCTCTACGCCCGCCTCGGGGGTGACCTCACGAGCGACCAGGTCCGTGACCTGGCGCAGCAGCTCGCGCAGGAGATGACCCAGAAGCATCCCGACCTCGTGCTGTGGAAGATGACCAAGACGCTGCGCCCGGGCAAGGTCTTCATCGACTGGAGCCAAAATGTCGCGGCCAAGACCACGGTCTGCCCCTACTCGATGCGCGGCCGTGAGGACCCGTGGGTCGCCGCTCCTCGGACCTGGGACGAGGTCGAGGCGGGCGCGCAGGACGCGGACGCCCTGACCCAGCTGGACTTCGAGCAGGTGCTGGATCGGCTCGAGAGCGACGGCGACCTGCTCGCGCCCCTGCTCCCCTGA
- the ligD gene encoding non-homologous end-joining DNA ligase, which translates to MRPMLATLTETVPAGPEWVHEVKWDGMRILAEAKGGGLTLTSRSGRDVTVAFPELVPLADLYDDMLLDGEVVSFADGRPSFAALADRMHVADARKAARAAVARPVTFVVFDVVRLLGQDLTAQPWSARRALLEQLDLEGPRWQVPATHDDGEGLLAATAEQGLEGIVSKRRSSPYSPGRRSPDWLKRPHRDTLSVVVGGWRPETGGNRLGAVLVGRPGDGGWEFVGRVGAGLAGRAGASLLTRLRPLERADSPFVSPVPREDAVGTIWVEPEVVLDVASLGRGGGGRLRQPSHQRVRTDLTAADLMETSDG; encoded by the coding sequence ATGCGCCCGATGCTCGCCACCCTCACCGAGACGGTCCCGGCCGGGCCGGAGTGGGTGCACGAGGTCAAGTGGGACGGCATGCGCATCCTCGCCGAGGCGAAGGGAGGCGGCCTGACCCTGACGAGCCGCTCCGGCCGTGACGTCACCGTCGCCTTCCCCGAGCTGGTCCCGCTGGCCGACCTCTACGACGACATGCTCCTCGACGGCGAGGTGGTCTCCTTCGCCGACGGGCGCCCGTCCTTCGCCGCGCTCGCCGACCGGATGCACGTGGCCGACGCGCGCAAGGCGGCCCGGGCCGCCGTCGCCCGTCCGGTGACCTTCGTCGTCTTCGACGTGGTGCGGCTGCTCGGCCAGGACCTGACGGCCCAGCCGTGGTCGGCCCGACGCGCCCTGCTCGAGCAGCTCGACCTCGAGGGCCCTCGCTGGCAGGTCCCTGCGACCCATGACGACGGCGAGGGCCTGCTGGCCGCCACGGCCGAGCAGGGGCTCGAGGGCATCGTCTCCAAGCGACGCTCCTCGCCCTACTCCCCCGGACGGCGCTCCCCCGACTGGCTCAAGCGCCCGCACCGCGACACCCTCTCGGTCGTCGTCGGCGGCTGGCGCCCCGAGACCGGGGGCAACCGGCTCGGCGCCGTGCTCGTCGGCCGCCCGGGCGACGGCGGCTGGGAGTTCGTGGGTCGCGTCGGCGCCGGTCTCGCCGGACGTGCCGGCGCGAGTCTCCTCACGCGGCTGCGTCCGCTGGAGCGAGCGGACTCTCCCTTCGTCAGTCCGGTGCCGCGCGAGGACGCCGTCGGGACCATCTGGGTCGAGCCAGAGGTCGTCCTCGACGTCGCCAGCCTGGGCCGTGGTGGTGGCGGTCGGCTGCGGCAGCCCTCCCACCAGAGGGTGCGCACCGACCTGACCGCCGCCGACCTGATGGAGACGAGCGATGGCTGA